DNA sequence from the Pelecanus crispus isolate bPelCri1 chromosome 4, bPelCri1.pri, whole genome shotgun sequence genome:
GGACCCCCAGCCTCTGCACCCacggtgccccccgccccatcgGCGCCCACggtgggacccccagccccggcacccacggtgccccccgccccatggACACCCATGGTgggaccccctgcaccccacagtgccccccgccccatggACACCCACGGTGGGACCCCCAGCCTCTGCACCCacggtgccccccgccccatcgGCACCCACggtgggacccccagccccatgggggcTCCCAATGTGGGTGCCCATggtgggacccccagccccatgggggcTCCCAACGTGGGTGCCCACGGCgggaccccctgcaccccacagtgccccctgccccatggacaCCCATGGTgggaccccctgcaccccacagtgccccccgccccatggACACCCGTGGTgggaccccctgcaccccacagtgccccccgccccatggACACCCGTGGTgggacccccctgcaccccacagtgccccccgccccatggACACCCGTGGTgggaccccctgcaccccacagtgccccccgccccatggACACCCGTGGTgggaccccctgcaccccacagtgccccccgccccatcgGCACCCTCGCCATGGGTGCCCATGgtgggaccccagccccatgggtgcccccaaCATGGACACCCACggtgggacccccagcccctgcaccccacagtgCCCCATGGGTGCTCCCAATATGGGTGCCCACAatgggacccccagcacccccagcttcCCCGTCCCGGTGCCCCCATCCCGCGTGGCTCCGAGCACGCAGACCCCCAGCGGGGCCCAGAGGCTGCTgcgccccacggccgccccccAACGCTCCCTGCCCTCGCAGGAAGGAGCAGGCGCGGCTGGAGGCGGAGGAGCGCAGGAAGGAGAAGGCGCGATGGgtgagcggggcggccgggatggggggctggggggctccgtggggcgcggggggctccgtggggcgcgggggggccgtgggctgcCCGGCCGTGCGCTGTGCccgcaggagcagcagcagcgggagcaggaggaggccaTGCGGGACCGCAGCCGGCGCAGCGAGTCCATCGAGAAGGCGGCCGTGAGTgccagggctgagccccccggCATGCCCCGGGTCGCCCCGGCTGCCCCACGGTGCCACGTACCCCCAGCCGGGCCGTGGGGCGGCGTGGCCGTGCCATGGGGCAGTGTGGCCATGCCATGGGGCGGCGTGGCCATGCCGTGGGCGGTGTGGCCATGCCATGGGGCGGCATGGccgtgccgtggggcagcgtgGCCGTGCCATGGGGCGGTGTGGCCATGCCATGGGGCGGCGTGGCCATGCCGTGGGGCGGTGTGGCCATGCCATGGGGCAGTGTGGCCGTGCCGTGGGGTGGCGTGGCCGTGCCATAGGGCAGTGTGGCCGTGCCATGGGGTGGTGTGGCCACGCCGTGGGGCAGTGTGGCCGTGCCATGGGGCGGCATGGCCGTGCCATGGGGCGATGTGGCCATGCCGTGTGGCCGGGCCATGGGGCAGTGTGGCCGTGCCGTGGGGCGATGTGGCCGTGCCGTGGGGTGATGTGGCTGTGCATGGGGTGATGTGGCCATGCCATGTGGGTGGGCCATGGGGCAGCGTGGCCATGCTGTGGGGCAGCGTGGCCATGCTGTGGGGCGGTGTGGCCATGCCATGGGGCGGCGTGGCCGTGCCGTGGGGCGGCGTGGCGATGCCATGGGGTGGCGTGGCCATGCCATGGGGTGATGTGGCCATGCCATGGGGCAGCGTGGCTCTGCCATGGGGCGATGTGGCCATCCCGTGGGGCAGCGTGGCCATGCCGTGGGGCAGTGTGGCAATGCCATGAGGCAGTGTGGccgtgccgtggggcagcgtgGCGATGCCGTGGGGCAGCGTGGCGATGCCATGGGGCAGCGTGGCGATGCCATGGGGCAGCGTGGTGATGCCGTGGGGCAGCGTGGCGATGCCGTGGGGCAGCGTGGCCGTGCCGCGGGGCAGCATGGCGATGCCGCGGGGCAGCATGGCGATGCCGTGGGGCAGCGTGGcgatgctgtggggcagcatGGCGATGCCATGGGGCAGCGTGGccgtgccgtggggcagcgtggtgatgccgtggggcagcgtggcgatgccgtggggcagcgtggccgtgccgtggggcagcgtgGCGATGCCGCGGGGCAGCATGGCGATGCCGTGGGGCAGCGTGGcgatgctgtggggcagcatGGCGATGCCGTGGGACAGCGTGGccgtgccgtggggcagcgtggcgatgctgtggggcagcatGGCGATGCCATGGGGCAGCGTGGccgtgccgtggggcagcgtggtgatgccgtggggcagcgtggccgtgctgtggggcagcgtggcgatgctgtggggcagcatGGCGATGCCGTGGGGCAGCGTGGCCGTGCTGTGGGGCAGCGTGGCGATGCCGTGGGGCAGCATGGCGATGCCGTGGGGCAGCGTGGccgtgccgtggggcagcgtgGCCGTGCTGTGGCCCCACTGACGGTCTCcgggtgctggcaggaggcGGCCGTCCTGGTCTCCCAGCGCTCGCAGAACCCGCGGGATTTCTTCCGGCAGCGGGAGCGCTCGGGGTCCACGTCCGGCACCCCGCTGCCCGCCTCCCCCCTCGGCACCAGGCCCGGTAGGtgccccccgcggcggggggcggccatggggctcggggggcagcggggggcgcCGCTGAACCCCCCTCGCCCCTGCCCCAGGTGCCCGGCGGCCGTTCCTGCGGTACCAGCGCAGCCTGACCGAGTCGGCCTTCATCTTCGGCCGGCCGGACCCCCCGCCCTCGCccgggcccccccagcccggcgtGTTCAGGGCTgcgccccccgccagcccccgccgaccccagcctcccccccccgccagccccatgGGGAGGGGGACCCCTCAATGTGCCaccaccgggaccccccccagccccacggggacCCCTCAATGTGCCAccactgggaccccccccagccccatggggatggggacccctCAATGTgcccccctggggacccccccagccccatggggacagggacccctCAATGTGCAccactgggaccccccccagccccatagggagGGGGacccctccctgtgcccccctggggagcccccccagccccacggggacCCCTCAATGTGCCACCACTGGGACCCCCATCAGCCccatggggacggggacccctCAATGtgcccccctgggaccccccccagcccaggcagggcagggcccccCCATGCCACCAGCCCCATAGGGACAAGGCCCCCCCTCCTNNNNNNNNNNNNNNNNNNNNNNNNNNNNNNNNNNNNNNNNNNNNNNNNNNNNNNNNNNNNNNNNNNNNNNNNNNNNNNNNNNNNNNNNNNNNNNNNNNNNNNNNNNNNNNNNNNNNNNNNNNNNNNNNNNNNNNNNNNNNNNNNNNNNNNNNNNNNNNNNNNNNNNNNNNNNNNNNNNNNNNNNNNNNNNNNNNNNNNNNTGGTTGGGTcaggggtgccggtgccgggggtgccggggtgctggggtgctggtggtggggtgccggtggcggggtgcagggggtgccggggtgggggggggtgccggtgccggggtGCTGGtggcggggtgcaggggtgctggcGGGTCGGGGGATCCggtggtggggtgcaggggtgccggTGCATGGGTGCCGGGGTGCTGGTTGGGTcaggggtgccggtgccggggtgccggtggcggggtgcaggggtgccggggcgcagggctgccggtgccggtggcgggggtgccggtggcggggcgcagggggtgcagggggtgccggggtgccggtgccggggtgccggggtgcagggggtgcaggggtgccggggtggcgggggtgccggtggcggggtgccggtggcgggggcgcaggggtgcaggggtgccggggtgccggtggcggggtgcaggggtgccggggcgcagggctgccggtgccggtggcagggtgccggtggcggggtgcagggggtgccggggtgcagggggtgcagggggtgccggggtgccggtggcgggggtgccggtggcggggtgcaggggtgccggtggcagggtgcaggggtgcaggggtgccggtggcggggtgccggtggcggggtgcagggggtgcaggggtgccggtggcgggggTGCCGGTgggcggggtgcaggggtgccggtggcgggggtgcaggggtgccggtggcagggtgcaggggtgcaggggtgccggtggcgggggtgcaggggtgccggtggcagggtgcaggggtgcaggggtgccggtggcggggtgccggggtgccggtggcgggggtgccggtggcgggggtgccggtggcgggggtgccggggtgccggtggcagggtgcaggggtgcaggggtgccggtggcggggtgcaggggtgccggtgccgggggtgccggtggcgggggtgccggtggcggggtgcaggggtgcaggggtgccggTGGCAgggtgccggtggcggggtgcaggggtgccggtggcggggtgcaggggtgcagggggtgccggtggcggggtgccggtggcggggtgcaggggtgccggtggcggggtgcaggggtgcaggggtgccggtggcgggcgggtgccggtggcgggggtgcagggggtgccggtggcggggtgcagggggtgccggtggcagggtgcaggggtgcagggggtgccggtggcgggggtgccggtggcgggggtgcagggggtgcccggtggcggggtgcagggggtgccggtggcggggtgccggtggcggggcGGCCTCCCTGGCGCAGCCGCCGGAGCCTGGAGCCGCGCTAATGGGGGGGGCCTCCCTGGCGCAGCCGCCGGAGCCTGGAGCCGCGCTAATGGGGGGTGATTGGATCAGGGCTCTGGAGGGGAAGGAGCGGCCCCGCTAATGCAAAGCAGAAGCCGTTAAGGGCCGTAATGGCTCGTTATGGTTACGATTATTGCTCCAATCCCGAGCAACAAGTGCCGTCTGGGGAGAcggcgggggcagccggcgCGGGCGAGGCTGCGCGGCCCCCGCGGGGACCCCGggcccgggggcgcggggggcggctctgcccgcggcgggggtgcgggctgggacccccggccggggctggcacCCGCAGGCAGCatcccccccgtgcccccgctTCCAGCAGCCGAGcgccgctgccggggggctCCGGGAAGGGATTAAATGCCAGCAAAAAGCCAAAATGACGCCGTCCCCCCGGCCTGGCCCAGAGCTAACGGGGGTCTGTGCCCGCGGGAGCGGCCCGGCTcgccagggctgtgccagggccaccatccccgctcccctcgACCGAGCGTGCCGGGCCGGGGCGCTGCCAGCGCAGGGGGAGCGGTGGCTGCGGGGCCGTGGGTGAGCTGGCACCGGCCTCCCTGGCATGGCGGCCAGCTGCGGCTGGACCCCTCGGCTTGGGTGCTGCTGCATGGCTCCTGGTCCCGGTATGGTCTTGCTCCCggtcctggtcctggtcctggtcccAGTCTCAGTTctggtcctggtcctggtcccAGTCCTGGTCCCAGTCCTGGTCCTGGACTTGCTTCCAGTCCTGGTCCTGCTCCTGGTCCTGGTCCCAGTCTCAGTCCCAATCCTGGTCCTGATCCTGAtcctggtcctggtcctggtcctggtcTCGGTCCTAATCCTGGTCCTGGTCTTGATCCCggtcctggtcctggtcccAATCCTGGTCCTGGACTTGGTTCTAGTCCtggtcctgctcctgctcctggtcCCAGTCCCAGTCCTGATCCTGGTCCTGGTCCCAGTCCTGATCTTGGTCCCAGTCTCAGTCC
Encoded proteins:
- the SNRPB gene encoding LOW QUALITY PROTEIN: small nuclear ribonucleoprotein-associated proteins B and B' (The sequence of the model RefSeq protein was modified relative to this genomic sequence to represent the inferred CDS: inserted 1 base in 1 codon), translated to MDTHGGTPSPCTPQCPMGAPNMGAHNGTPSTPSFPVPVPPSRVAPSTQTPSGAQRKEQARLEAEERRKEKARWEQQQREQEEAMRDRSRRSESIEKAAEAAVLVSQRSQNPRDFFRQRERSGSTSGTPLPASPLGTRPGARRPFLRYQRSLTESAFIFGRPDPPPSPGPPQPGVFRAAPPASPRRPQPPPPASPMGRGTPQCATTGTPPSPTGTPQCATTGTPPSPMGMGTPHPPSPIGRGTPPCAPLGSPPSPTGTPQCATTGTPISPMGTGTPQCAPXGTPPSPGRAGPPHATSPIGTRPARPPVTGTG